In a single window of the Rhopalosiphum padi isolate XX-2018 chromosome 1, ASM2088224v1, whole genome shotgun sequence genome:
- the LOC132932071 gene encoding putative uncharacterized protein DDB_G0282133 isoform X1: MSCLKMMDPNNLPHHVYLHKDHKYKLKLGFHAAPSNPKAFSKAIRDELQNLKFTYCSDLNGLIMGFGKISSNELIPADIRHCISVVVNVDVYIFRPPVGSIIEAIVNQTSDNHVSCLVHNLFNVSIVRPENEPYDQWSGSKIKKDDKIDVKVLSFDLTKKLPHITGEIIKKKDECHNLTDIQESSPKSSFSKNVVSDSTKSFNKNTVSPSKSSSSDSESSTDMNNINMPNICADKSTSPLSINTTIKHAEKVDLTDSPLISFKLSSSDSESSVEMNNMITSSKLCDDKSTNKSPVTTNTVIQHKDTADSSSEFSESDSEFSSKIKAMLSSIKEGDKNKPTKTSSSIRNSINNNNHIESPLFSSTPISNSEHSVNSINLIRNKQFEQLKKHLTKKSIEKRKSLASVKLPNPLAKNKLSQSLNILENSKNNDNNDNQLKVIADSVNNNENSGGANKINHNNSHQSNSNIIDCELGQKNISVNNSFSNKPEKSKKTTKKHQKSNEIVNAILNSISTNKMKPNSNITKHLVNSNNECSKDNQEENTVYTQHEHNLDEEMINDCKNSNEQVVKNSLKLSLSTKNIKKKDTPQKKDTDDCKNQIKNEKFKKSLKPTLSMISDSDSNCSRDCKLPIKDFSHTIDVNEKIENETSSSDDEIYSKLKQNISKTQINTSHLNEKPKNQSLLYNQINCSMDESDSSSKLFCNTSKLSSKSIKSNKTTHNSINISETDSCNKSNNNLLSNEKTIKKGKKKKKVNETSVLPQLSNEIVNKMDIIKHILDKDSSSDNEVTNLKNKTSDEKQQVNKKNSRKKPIKNVSKPNKNNGELNTDISNPFLKVYTTNVTSSSSDDETFDVNLKKSKIKLSGKKNVIPLVNEENKKNILINQVLTSLKRNNKKPKLSVSQTNLNASEINDTITKDKPLLNIKNKKDVLNNLNISIGKQKPYVSNLNIHQKHNLSHLNTQPSDDDNTDDEKDVIKKILKKRKLKKTKKADIPKQTMKINIPTELNKQREIKEKLHMKSKSPKISITDEEKSDNIKKKKKKRKNKDFLLNSIISALDDSLSDHPPSKKKKKVHDLTVESFDSKDKNSDGNLSEVKIKKKKKSKHKEDVNLSDLTVKDKKKKKYDSLLESVSKNIQENEDDNTSVKVTKKKKKVKSNPVCYETQSITTDKQSKINDKLEDKKVKNLKNTGSSKKKTKKLLESQMKSFILTQDNTHLDNLYSLLSSHLN, translated from the exons ATG AGTTGTTTAAAAATGATGGATCCCAATAATTTACCACACCATGTGTATCTACACAAAGACCACAAGTACAAATTGAAACTTGGTTTTCATGCAGCGCCTAGCAATCCAAAAGCGTTTTCAAAGGCTATTAGAGATGAActtcaaaatttaaagtttacatACTGTTCTGA tttaaatGGACTGATTATGGGATTTGGTAAAATAAGTTCGAACGAACTTATTCCAGCTGATATCCGACATTGTATCAGTGTAGTTGTCAATGTTGATGTTTATATATTCAGACCTCCTGTTGGATCTATAATTGAAG ctatagTAAACCAAACTAGTGATAATCATGTCAGTTGTTTAGTACACAATTTGTTCAACGTTTCAATAGTACGACCTGAAAATGAACCGTATGACCAGTGGTCaggatctaaaattaaaaaggaTGATAAGATTGATGTTAAAGTTTTATCTTTTGATCTCACAAAAAAACTTCCTCATATTACaggagaaataattaaaaa GAAAGATGAATGTCATAACCTTACAGATATACAAGAGAGTTCTCCTAAATCTTCATTCTCAAAAAATGTTGTAAGTGATTCTACTAAATCTTTTAATAAGAATACTGTAAGTCCTTCAAAATCTTCATCAAGTGATTCTGAATCTTCAACTGAtatgaacaatataaatatgcCTAATATATGTGCTGATAAATCTACATCACCATTATCAATTAATACCACTATTAAACATGCAGAAAAAGTAGATCTTACAGATAGTcctttaatttcttttaaacttTCATCAAGTGATTCTGAGTCTTCAGTTGAAATGAACAATATGATAACTAGTTCTAAATTATGTGATGATAAATCTACTAACAAATCACCTGTAACGACCAATACTGTTATACAACATAAGGATACTGCTGATAGTTCTTCAGAATTTTCAGAAAGTGATTCTGAATTTTCTTCTAAAATTAAAGCTATGTTATCCAGTATCAAAGAAggtgataaaaataaacctacTAAAACATCATCCAGTATTCGCAACagcattaacaataataatcacattGAAAGTCCATTATTTAGTTCTACTCCTATTTCAAATTCTGAACATTCAGTAAATAGCATCAATTTGATTAGAAATAAGCAATtcgaacaattaaaaaaacatttgactaaaaaaagtattgaaaaaagAAAGTCATTGGCTTCCGTTAAATTACCTAATCCGTTAGCTAAAAATAAACTTTCTCaatctttaaacattttagaaaatagtaaaaataacgataacAATGATAATCAACTTAAAGTAATTGCTGATTccgttaataataatgaaaattcagGTGgtgctaataaaataaatcataataatagccATCAAAGTAATTCTAATATAATTGACTGTGAACTTGGACAAAAAAACATCTCggttaataattcattttcaaACAAACctgaaaaatctaaaaaaacaactaaaaaacatcaaaaatcaaATGAAATAGTAAATGccattttgaattcaattagTACAAATAAGATGAAACCTAATTCTAATATTACCAAACATTTGGTTAATTCTAATAATGAATGCAGTAAAGACAATCAAGAAGAAAACACAGTGTATACTCAACATGAACATAATTTAGATGAAGAAATGATTAATGATTGCAAAAATTCAAATGAACAAGTAGTTAAAAACTCATTGAAATTAAGTTTGAGtactaagaatattaaaaaaaaagatactcCCCAAAAGAAAGATACAGATGATtgtaaaaaccaaattaaaaatgaaaaatttaaaaaaagtttgaaaccTACATTATCAATGATATCTGATTCGGATAGTAATTGTAGTAGAGATtgtaaattacctataaaagATTTTAGCCATACAATTGAtgttaatgaaaaaattgaaaatgaaacAAGTAGCTCTGATGAtgaaatttattcaaaacttaaacaaaatatatcaaaaacacaaataaatacaagCCATTTGAATGAAAAACCTAAAAATCAATCACTtctttataatcaaataaattgtagTATGGATGAAAGTGATTCGTCTTCTAAACTTTTTTGTAACACATCTAAGTTATCTTCAAAgtcaattaaatcaaataaaacaacACATAACTCTATTAATATATCAGAAACCGATAGCTGTAacaaaagcaataataatttattatcaaatgaaaaaacaattaaaaaaggtaaaaaaaaaaaaaaagttaatgaaacATCTGTACTTCCTCAATTGTCCAatgaaattgttaataaaatggatattattaaacatattttggaCAAAGATTCTAGTAGTGATAATGAAGTTACAAatcttaaaaacaaaactagTGATGAGAAACAAcaggttaataaaaaaaattctagaaaaaaaccaattaaaaatgtatcaaaaccaaataaaaataatggagAATTAAATACAGACATTTCGAAcccatttttaaaagtatatactacAAATGTGACAAGCTCAAGTTCTGATGATGAAACATTTGatgtaaatttaaagaaatcaaaaatcaaattatctgggaaaaaaaatgttattccaTTAGtaaatgaagaaaataaaaaaaatattttaataaatcaagtaTTGACTTctttaaaacgtaataataaaaaaccaaagtTATCTGTTTCGCAGACTAACTTAAATGCATCTGAAATTAATGACACAATAACAAAAGATAAAcctttacttaatattaaaaataaaaaagatgttttaaataacttaaacattTCTATTGGAAAACAAAAACCTTATGTGTCGAATTTAAATATACaccaaaaacataatttgtcaCATTTAAATACACAGCCTTCTGATGATGACAATACTGATGATGAGAaagatgttataaaaaaaatcttgaaaaaaCGAAAACTGAAGAAAACTAAAAAAGCTGATATACCAAAACAaactatgaaaattaatattccaACAGAATTAAATAAACAGAGAGAAATCAAAGAAAAATTGCATATGAAATCAAAATCtccaaaaatttcaattacagATGAAGAAAAgagtgataatataaaaaaaaagaagaaaaaaagaaaaaataaggaTTTTCTCttaaacagtataataagtGCTTTAGATGATTCTTTAAGTGATCATCCTccttcaaaaaagaaaaaaaaagttcatgATTTGACTGTTGAATCATTTGATTCTAAGGATAAAAATTCTGATGGTAATTTATCAGAGGTTAAgataaagaaaaagaaaaaatccaAACATAAAGAAGATGTTAACTTAAGTGATTTAACTgtgaaagataaaaaaaaaaaaaaatatgattcatTATTAGAATCTGtgtcaaaaaatattcaagaaaatGAAGACGACAATACATCTGTAAaagtaaccaaaaaaaaaaaaaaagttaaaagtaatcCTGTTTGCTATGAAACTCAAAGCATTACTACTGACAAACagagtaaaataaatgataaactggaagataaaaaagtaaaaaatcttaaaaatactgGATCAAgtaagaaaaaaactaaaaaacttttGGAAAGTCAAATGAAAAGTTTTATATTAACTCAAGATAATACacatttagataatttatatagtttactaagttcacatttaaattaa
- the LOC132932071 gene encoding putative uncharacterized protein DDB_G0282133 isoform X2: MMDPNNLPHHVYLHKDHKYKLKLGFHAAPSNPKAFSKAIRDELQNLKFTYCSDLNGLIMGFGKISSNELIPADIRHCISVVVNVDVYIFRPPVGSIIEAIVNQTSDNHVSCLVHNLFNVSIVRPENEPYDQWSGSKIKKDDKIDVKVLSFDLTKKLPHITGEIIKKKDECHNLTDIQESSPKSSFSKNVVSDSTKSFNKNTVSPSKSSSSDSESSTDMNNINMPNICADKSTSPLSINTTIKHAEKVDLTDSPLISFKLSSSDSESSVEMNNMITSSKLCDDKSTNKSPVTTNTVIQHKDTADSSSEFSESDSEFSSKIKAMLSSIKEGDKNKPTKTSSSIRNSINNNNHIESPLFSSTPISNSEHSVNSINLIRNKQFEQLKKHLTKKSIEKRKSLASVKLPNPLAKNKLSQSLNILENSKNNDNNDNQLKVIADSVNNNENSGGANKINHNNSHQSNSNIIDCELGQKNISVNNSFSNKPEKSKKTTKKHQKSNEIVNAILNSISTNKMKPNSNITKHLVNSNNECSKDNQEENTVYTQHEHNLDEEMINDCKNSNEQVVKNSLKLSLSTKNIKKKDTPQKKDTDDCKNQIKNEKFKKSLKPTLSMISDSDSNCSRDCKLPIKDFSHTIDVNEKIENETSSSDDEIYSKLKQNISKTQINTSHLNEKPKNQSLLYNQINCSMDESDSSSKLFCNTSKLSSKSIKSNKTTHNSINISETDSCNKSNNNLLSNEKTIKKGKKKKKVNETSVLPQLSNEIVNKMDIIKHILDKDSSSDNEVTNLKNKTSDEKQQVNKKNSRKKPIKNVSKPNKNNGELNTDISNPFLKVYTTNVTSSSSDDETFDVNLKKSKIKLSGKKNVIPLVNEENKKNILINQVLTSLKRNNKKPKLSVSQTNLNASEINDTITKDKPLLNIKNKKDVLNNLNISIGKQKPYVSNLNIHQKHNLSHLNTQPSDDDNTDDEKDVIKKILKKRKLKKTKKADIPKQTMKINIPTELNKQREIKEKLHMKSKSPKISITDEEKSDNIKKKKKKRKNKDFLLNSIISALDDSLSDHPPSKKKKKVHDLTVESFDSKDKNSDGNLSEVKIKKKKKSKHKEDVNLSDLTVKDKKKKKYDSLLESVSKNIQENEDDNTSVKVTKKKKKVKSNPVCYETQSITTDKQSKINDKLEDKKVKNLKNTGSSKKKTKKLLESQMKSFILTQDNTHLDNLYSLLSSHLN; the protein is encoded by the exons ATGATGGATCCCAATAATTTACCACACCATGTGTATCTACACAAAGACCACAAGTACAAATTGAAACTTGGTTTTCATGCAGCGCCTAGCAATCCAAAAGCGTTTTCAAAGGCTATTAGAGATGAActtcaaaatttaaagtttacatACTGTTCTGA tttaaatGGACTGATTATGGGATTTGGTAAAATAAGTTCGAACGAACTTATTCCAGCTGATATCCGACATTGTATCAGTGTAGTTGTCAATGTTGATGTTTATATATTCAGACCTCCTGTTGGATCTATAATTGAAG ctatagTAAACCAAACTAGTGATAATCATGTCAGTTGTTTAGTACACAATTTGTTCAACGTTTCAATAGTACGACCTGAAAATGAACCGTATGACCAGTGGTCaggatctaaaattaaaaaggaTGATAAGATTGATGTTAAAGTTTTATCTTTTGATCTCACAAAAAAACTTCCTCATATTACaggagaaataattaaaaa GAAAGATGAATGTCATAACCTTACAGATATACAAGAGAGTTCTCCTAAATCTTCATTCTCAAAAAATGTTGTAAGTGATTCTACTAAATCTTTTAATAAGAATACTGTAAGTCCTTCAAAATCTTCATCAAGTGATTCTGAATCTTCAACTGAtatgaacaatataaatatgcCTAATATATGTGCTGATAAATCTACATCACCATTATCAATTAATACCACTATTAAACATGCAGAAAAAGTAGATCTTACAGATAGTcctttaatttcttttaaacttTCATCAAGTGATTCTGAGTCTTCAGTTGAAATGAACAATATGATAACTAGTTCTAAATTATGTGATGATAAATCTACTAACAAATCACCTGTAACGACCAATACTGTTATACAACATAAGGATACTGCTGATAGTTCTTCAGAATTTTCAGAAAGTGATTCTGAATTTTCTTCTAAAATTAAAGCTATGTTATCCAGTATCAAAGAAggtgataaaaataaacctacTAAAACATCATCCAGTATTCGCAACagcattaacaataataatcacattGAAAGTCCATTATTTAGTTCTACTCCTATTTCAAATTCTGAACATTCAGTAAATAGCATCAATTTGATTAGAAATAAGCAATtcgaacaattaaaaaaacatttgactaaaaaaagtattgaaaaaagAAAGTCATTGGCTTCCGTTAAATTACCTAATCCGTTAGCTAAAAATAAACTTTCTCaatctttaaacattttagaaaatagtaaaaataacgataacAATGATAATCAACTTAAAGTAATTGCTGATTccgttaataataatgaaaattcagGTGgtgctaataaaataaatcataataatagccATCAAAGTAATTCTAATATAATTGACTGTGAACTTGGACAAAAAAACATCTCggttaataattcattttcaaACAAACctgaaaaatctaaaaaaacaactaaaaaacatcaaaaatcaaATGAAATAGTAAATGccattttgaattcaattagTACAAATAAGATGAAACCTAATTCTAATATTACCAAACATTTGGTTAATTCTAATAATGAATGCAGTAAAGACAATCAAGAAGAAAACACAGTGTATACTCAACATGAACATAATTTAGATGAAGAAATGATTAATGATTGCAAAAATTCAAATGAACAAGTAGTTAAAAACTCATTGAAATTAAGTTTGAGtactaagaatattaaaaaaaaagatactcCCCAAAAGAAAGATACAGATGATtgtaaaaaccaaattaaaaatgaaaaatttaaaaaaagtttgaaaccTACATTATCAATGATATCTGATTCGGATAGTAATTGTAGTAGAGATtgtaaattacctataaaagATTTTAGCCATACAATTGAtgttaatgaaaaaattgaaaatgaaacAAGTAGCTCTGATGAtgaaatttattcaaaacttaaacaaaatatatcaaaaacacaaataaatacaagCCATTTGAATGAAAAACCTAAAAATCAATCACTtctttataatcaaataaattgtagTATGGATGAAAGTGATTCGTCTTCTAAACTTTTTTGTAACACATCTAAGTTATCTTCAAAgtcaattaaatcaaataaaacaacACATAACTCTATTAATATATCAGAAACCGATAGCTGTAacaaaagcaataataatttattatcaaatgaaaaaacaattaaaaaaggtaaaaaaaaaaaaaaagttaatgaaacATCTGTACTTCCTCAATTGTCCAatgaaattgttaataaaatggatattattaaacatattttggaCAAAGATTCTAGTAGTGATAATGAAGTTACAAatcttaaaaacaaaactagTGATGAGAAACAAcaggttaataaaaaaaattctagaaaaaaaccaattaaaaatgtatcaaaaccaaataaaaataatggagAATTAAATACAGACATTTCGAAcccatttttaaaagtatatactacAAATGTGACAAGCTCAAGTTCTGATGATGAAACATTTGatgtaaatttaaagaaatcaaaaatcaaattatctgggaaaaaaaatgttattccaTTAGtaaatgaagaaaataaaaaaaatattttaataaatcaagtaTTGACTTctttaaaacgtaataataaaaaaccaaagtTATCTGTTTCGCAGACTAACTTAAATGCATCTGAAATTAATGACACAATAACAAAAGATAAAcctttacttaatattaaaaataaaaaagatgttttaaataacttaaacattTCTATTGGAAAACAAAAACCTTATGTGTCGAATTTAAATATACaccaaaaacataatttgtcaCATTTAAATACACAGCCTTCTGATGATGACAATACTGATGATGAGAaagatgttataaaaaaaatcttgaaaaaaCGAAAACTGAAGAAAACTAAAAAAGCTGATATACCAAAACAaactatgaaaattaatattccaACAGAATTAAATAAACAGAGAGAAATCAAAGAAAAATTGCATATGAAATCAAAATCtccaaaaatttcaattacagATGAAGAAAAgagtgataatataaaaaaaaagaagaaaaaaagaaaaaataaggaTTTTCTCttaaacagtataataagtGCTTTAGATGATTCTTTAAGTGATCATCCTccttcaaaaaagaaaaaaaaagttcatgATTTGACTGTTGAATCATTTGATTCTAAGGATAAAAATTCTGATGGTAATTTATCAGAGGTTAAgataaagaaaaagaaaaaatccaAACATAAAGAAGATGTTAACTTAAGTGATTTAACTgtgaaagataaaaaaaaaaaaaaatatgattcatTATTAGAATCTGtgtcaaaaaatattcaagaaaatGAAGACGACAATACATCTGTAAaagtaaccaaaaaaaaaaaaaaagttaaaagtaatcCTGTTTGCTATGAAACTCAAAGCATTACTACTGACAAACagagtaaaataaatgataaactggaagataaaaaagtaaaaaatcttaaaaatactgGATCAAgtaagaaaaaaactaaaaaacttttGGAAAGTCAAATGAAAAGTTTTATATTAACTCAAGATAATACacatttagataatttatatagtttactaagttcacatttaaattaa
- the LOC132931971 gene encoding uncharacterized protein LOC132931971, with product MDDFNFTDGGRSEFFETYCDDHVHRSSSTIADTLDLAVCRPATAVQSRPLERLSGRWTFRSMPQDVNLTAYGRQFSGEWPSFRVEMECDVVDATTAAKDFIDEETTQTPDGGIRSSGADAKDSTAPSRRPNVFVRQCVAYAGRVFTWDFYRTVCLYFLPIVRFRNRR from the coding sequence ATGGACGACTTCAACTTTACCGACGGCGGGCGCTCAGAATTTTTCGAAACTTACTGTGACGACCACGTACACCGGTCGTCGTCGACAATAGCGGACACGCTGGACTTGGCAGTGTGCCGACCGGCGACGGCGGTGCAATCGCGCCCGCTGGAACGGTTGAGCGGACGATGGACGTTTCGGTCGATGCCGCAGGACGTCAATCTGACGGCGTACGGCAGACAGTTTTCCGGTGAGTGGCCGTCGTTTCGCGTGGAAATGGAGTGCGACGTCGTGGATGCGACTACCGCCGCTAAGGACTTCATCGATGAGGAGACGACACAAACGCCGGACGGCGGCATACGGTCGTCTGGGGCTGATGCGAAAGATTCGACAGCCCCGAGTCGCCGCCCGAACGTGTTCGTCAGACAGTGCGTCGCTTACGCCGGACGCGTCTTTACTTGGGATTTCTATAGGACCGTGTGCTTGTACTTTTTACCAATCGTCAGGTTCCGGAACCGTAGGTGA
- the LOC132918218 gene encoding lipopolysaccharide-induced tumor necrosis factor-alpha factor homolog, translating into MSVDISEMTMSQLQIHSTIPHLLGPKSISTLCTKCDKHIRTNTSKKAKSSAKWSCLLSSICGTLIPWCMDSYNVVDHECPKCNTILGQYTP; encoded by the exons ATGAGTGTAGATATAAGTGAAATGACCATGTCTCAGCTTCAAATTCAct CTACAATACCACATCTATTGGGTCCTAAAAGTATATCAACATTATGCACTAAATGTGACAAACACATTCGTACAAATACATCAAAGAAAGCTAAATCTTCTGCTAAGTGGAGTTGTTTACTGTCGAGTATCTGTGG cactTTAATTCCTTGGTGCATGGACTCTTACAATGTTGTCGACCATGAGTGCCCAAAATGTAACACTATTTTGGGACAGTACACACCATAA